From the Paenibacillus sp. MMS20-IR301 genome, the window GAGGCCCGCATATGTACGGGAGAGACATGCTCGTCAGGGTCAGCGGCATTGTAGCAGACGAAATCGCCGACCTGCTTGCCTTCGGTATCGATGATGTAGAGCGTCTGGCCTTTACGCACAAGTGCACTTCTGCCTTCGTAGGCGGGAACGAAAATTTCTTCGACTATTCTTCCTTTGGTCATGATCCAGTCACCTGCCTTCTATAGTTTATTCGATGAATACCGCGACAGCGCGGACTGGAGAGCCGGTGCCCCGGCGGATCCGGAGCGGCAGCCCGAAATACAGGAACCGCTTCTGGGCGATCAGATGCAGGTTGCAGAGGTTCTCGGTGTTGGTCATCCGGTATTCCCGGCAGATCAGATGTCCGGAGAACAACGGGTCGAGCGGATTGTCGATGGAGGGTGCATCAATGCCGATATTAATAATTCCCTGCTTCGCCAGCCATCCGGCAGCCTCGTAATCCAGCCCGGCATACCGGGTCAGCCATTCTTCGCTGCCGTAAGCGCGGTTATAATGACCGGTATAGAGCAGTACAATATCGCCTTTATCCAGATGGAGATGATCCTTGTGCAGCGCCTGTTCCAGGTCATAGCGGGTAATATAGGCATCCGGTGAGATGTGGGACAGGTCCAGGCAGACAGCCGGTCCGTAAAAATACTCCAGCGGCATCTCATCAATCGTCGGCCCGAGCGGATCGTATTCGTATATGGCATCGCTGTGGGTGGGACCGTGTTCGTTAATCAGCAGATTATTGGTGGCGAACTCGAAGCCGAGCCTGCTCTTGCTCTCGGCATGGCTCATATTGGGAAAGATCATCGTCTTCTGATGGGGCGGGAATACCGGCATGCCCTGATAGATTTCCTGGGACAGATCTATGACTTGAATACCCATGGGATGGCTCCTTTCTAATTCAGAAAAAGGGTAAACGGTACTAGGCGAGCGGCGGCAGTACGGTGAAGGCATCGGCGTCGATCAGGCCGATATCGGTGATTTTCCAGGCCGGGCTGGTGACGAGTGAGAGGAAGGAGAGATGCATGAACGGCACATGCAGGGTGCAGCCCAGCTCCTCACGGGCCAGCCGGTGCAGCTCGCTGATTCTTGCGCTCATCTCTTTGCCGGTCAGCTCATCGGTCATCAGCCCGCCGATCCGCAGCGGCAGATCACCGACGACCTTGCCGCCTTCAATCATGGCAATGCCGCCGTCCATGGCGATGACCCGGTTGACGGCTGTTACCATATCGGCATAATTGGTGCCGGTGACGATGATGTTATGCGTGTCGTGGGCCACGCTTTCGGCAATGGCGCCTGCCTTAAGCTGCATGCCGCGGACGAAGGTTTTGCCGATCTTACCGCTGCGGCCATGCCGCTCTACCACAAGCAGGGGCAAGAGATCCTCCTGAACGGAAGGCTGCACAACACCATCCTGCACGGTAGCGGTATAAATGCCGGAACCGGTCAGGTTCTGGTCCGGAATGACCTCGATGGCGCGGATACGGACTGTTCCGCTGGCACCTTCCGCAGAGAGCTGCAGGTCAGCGAGCTTAACCGGTTTCCGCTTGACCGACTTTTTCACGGATTCGGGATAGATATAGGAGGGAATCTCGCGTGTCAGCTCACCTTCGCTGGCAACCTTGACTCCGCTGATGTACACCCCGGCAATGGTCATTTGCACCAGGTCGCTGATTACGGCAATGTCGGCTTTTTTGCCCGGAGCGAGTACTCCGATATCCTGAAAGCCGAAATGAGCGGCCGGATTGATAGTTGCCATCTGAATGGCTTCAACCGGATCGATACCGGCGGCGATGGTCCGGCGGATGATATCGTTCATGTGGCCGTTCTTCAGCAGATCCTCCGGCACCATGTCATCCGAGACCAGAATAGCCCGCCGGGAATCCATGCCCTCCTCGGTGATTACCCGGATGCATTCCGCCATATTGCGCTGGGAGGAGCCTTCGCGCATGAATACACTGACCCCGTAACGCAGCTTCTCCATCATTTCTTCCTTGGTTGTAGTCTCATGGCAGGAGACATGACCGCCGCCGCAGATGATATGGGCAGCCAGCTCGGGGCCCGACAGGCCGGGGGCGTTGCCCTCGATGCTTTTGCCGATAGATTTGGCATAAGAGACGGAAGCGAGCAGATCATCGATCAGGTATGGGGCATTCCGGTAGACCGGATGGACGTTGCTGAAGCCCTGCAGCTCACCAATGCCTTGAACAAGGCCGTCTGCCAGCAGCTCCGCCATATCCTTAGAAGTGATGTCTGCACCCGCCGTCTCAAGGCCGGGCACATCAGGTGTGAGGCAAGGCACCGTAAACAGCACGCGGTTTGGCAGGGTCTTGGCTTCATCAATCATTGCTTTCATTCCGGGAACCCCGAGTACATTGCCGATCTCATGCGGATCGGCCACCAGGGTGGTCGTTCCGGTGGGAATAGACAGCTTGGAGAATTCGGTAACGGTCAGCATTGCACTCTCGAAATGCATATGGGAGTCGATAAAGCCGGGACTGATGAATTTGCCGCGCATGTCCTCGACCACCGTAGACGGGCCGATCAGCTTGTCGGCCTTACCGACAAGGAGAATCCGGTCGCCTGCTACGGCAACATCTCCTTCGTAGATTTCACGGGTTATTACGTTAATGATGTAGCCGCCTTTCAGAACAAGGTCGGCCGGATGCCGGCCGGAGAGCAGGACATCAATCATACGCCGCCGCTGGATGGCATCTTTGATCTCTGTTGTAAGCATAGGCTATAAGCCTCCTCCTCTGGGACAATCTACACTATCTACAATTCCGACAATGGCCGCATCGACTGGAGCATTCGGATGCTGCGTGGCTCTTGAAGCTACGCTGCCAACCGCGTATAGGATGGTCTCCCCGATGCCCGCGCCTACGGTGTCAACTGCAATAACCGGCTGACCCGCAGACGTATGATCAGGAAGGATGGGCTGCACAATCAGCAGCTTGGCACCAACGAGATTCTCGTCTTTACGCGTAGCCACGACGTGTCCTGTAATGATTCCCAGCTTCATGTGATAGTCACCTCGATTATTCGAATCCTGCATGGATAATTTCAATTCCGTAATGCCGGGCAGTGTCTCTGGCCAGCGGAGTAATTATGGATGGCCCGTTCAGGCGGATGGCGGTCCTGCCCAGCCCGGCAGCCCCGCGGATATCCTCTGCAGTCAGCACCTGCTTCCCGGGCGGTGCAGCACCTGCGGACACCCAGCTGCTAATGCCGGAGGGGGTAAGCAGCTTGATTCCGTAACCGGCTATAGTGGATACCATACCTTCTATTCCCGCTTTCAACAGGGGACTGGCCTGTGATAGACCCCGCTCCCCCCAGAGGTAATGGTCCGGCTGGGCTCCTAGAGTCAGAGCACCTACAGGCTTGCCGGCACATAAGGCCTCGATAATCAGCCTTACGAAGGGATGCCCGGTATCCAGCTGGACAAGCCGGGAGAGGAGGGAGAGCGAAAGTACAGGGATGAACAAGGCTTCCGCATCGGCTGATGTTGGCAGTACAGACTGCCCGGGGCGGATGAAATCATCCACTCCGGTGCAGGCGGCGAACTGTCTGGTGCTGCCCGTATCAAGCAGCGGATCATCAACCCATAAGCGCAAGCGCAGCCGGGGCTGGCCTGCACTTAAGCTGCGTACAGCGGCATACCCTTCCTCCATGCCGATAAAATGCCCGGCCAGCAGCACCAGCACCCGGGGATGATCCTCGTTTAATTGTGCCGCTCTGGAGCGGTAAGACAACCCCAGCAGGGCATTCTCAGCAAGCGTGCTATGCCGGCTGTCCATAGGAGCGCTTATTCAATGCCTTTGGACAGTAAGGCGCGTTCCACTTCACTGTGCGGGCGCGGAATGACATGGACAGACACCAGCTCCCCAACCCGCTTGGCGGCTGCGGCTCCCGCATCGGTAGCGGCTTTTACCGCGCCGACATCCCCGCGGACCATAACGGTAACGAGACCGAAGCCGATCTTCTCGTAGCCACAGATCTCCACGTTGGCAGCCTTCACCATGGCGTCGGCTGCTTCGATTGCACCAACAAGCCCTTTAGTTTCAATGAGTCCAAGTGATTCTCCCATAATAAAAAACCTCCATAAGTTTAGTTGTATTCAGAAGCAGCCTGCTGTAAATTGACTGCACGGCGAGGGGACAAGGCGACGGTATATTGGCGTGGGAATTACTGCTCAGGTTCTTGATCAGCGGGGCCTGGGTCAGGATTAGAGCTGGTGCCGGAGCTGGAATCAGAGCGAGAGTCTGCGCCAGGGCTGAGATTGGGATCAGGGCTAGATTCGGGATTAGAGGCTGGGTTAGAGCCAGGATTAGAATGAGAGCCAGATCTTTGAGGCACGGCATAGCGCGAATTTGGATCCGCAACTGCTGGTTGTACAGGCTGGAAGCGGGACAGTATTTTGCTGTTCACATCTTCATGTGCCTTAGCGATAACACGGGCGGACACGACGGTGCCGATCCGCATGGCTGCCACTTTACCCGCATCCACTGCAGCACCGACTGCGGCGACATCACCGCTGAAATGAATGGTGACGCCAAGTGAACCGCCAACGCCGATGATCCTCTCAACGGCAATCAGCTGTACATCCGCCGCTTTCAGCGCTGCATCTGCTGCGGAGACGGCGGTAGTGTATCCGAGAGTTTCAATCAATCCGAGAGCCAGCATGTTCAGCTCCTCCTTTGTAAATTCTCCTTCGCAGTACGCGTTAAGGCAAAGTGATACGGACAGCCCGCCCAAGGTTAAAGTCAATCCGTTCAAAGTCAATCAATTCAAAGTCATCAGCTCAAAGAAATTCGGCTCAAAGTTATTCTGTGAATTCAGCTTGCCGGGTATAGAGCTTATTATTATTTATCTGTGAGCTCTGTTAAGGCGGGTAAAACAGCAGCCAGCTCTGCGTCAGACCCGCTGAGTATGCAGTAGCTGCGCTCTGCACGAAGACTCAGGCTTGTGCCCGGGCAGCTGACGAGCAGCCGCTCTGCGCAGCCGAGGCTATTCCAGCGTGAAGCGGCATCGATGACGGCGATGGCATCCTGCTGGCCGGCAGCCAGATGCCGCCGCAGCAGAGGGCCCGGCTGCAGACTGGAGTAACCCCGGATCTGCCGGATGGAATCGCGCTGCAGAGCTCCGGCCAGTTCTGTCAGCAGGCGGGCCAGCAAGCCGGCATCGTTGCTGAGCAGCAGCAACTCGAACCCGCCGCTGCTGCCGCCCCACTGGACATCTGCTTCCAGTGCGGGATTCGCGGCCAGCAGCGCCTCTACGGCGAACAGCTGGCCCGGATGGCTGGCTGGAGCGCTCAGCACACCGGCTGAGCTATAGCCGCGGCCCGCAGTGCCCAGCACCGGGCGGAGCCTGCTGCTGATTACAGGGAACAGCCAGGCATCCAGTGTTTCATCCCGGAGCAGTGGGAGCGGGCTGTCCGGTGAAGTGTTGCCCTGGCCGTATACTGCGACCGGCGGAACCGGAATCCCTCTGAAGTGGCTGGCCTCCGGGCAGCTGTCTTGCCGGCAGAGGCGATCTCCTGCCGGATGCCCGGGGCTGTGCACCTGCGCAAGACCGCCCGCACAAGTTGCAGGCGGGCAGGAAGCGTCGCCGGAAGCGGCAGGCTGCGCAAGCCCGTCAGGCAGTGAGCGCAAGAGCAGTGGGGACAGACAGCGCTCGGCGAAGCTCTGTGTATTCCCGGAAGCCGGCCCGGCCGGGGCAGGCAGGGTTGCTGCGTCTCCTGAGGGCCGCTCAGGTGAGCGGCTCCCGGTTTGCAGCTGTGCAGCATCCAGCGAATGGGTGTCGTACGACGAGCCGGGCAAACCGGGCCAGCCGAGCGGGGCCAGCCGCTTCGAGGCCTGCTCCTTCTGGTAGTTGATCCGCTTGATTCCGCCGTTAGGCTTGAGGCAATCCCCAGGCTTCACGCATGTGCTTAGGCAGTCCGCTTTGCTGTCCGGCGAATAGAGATGGCCGACTGGAGAGAGTGCAGGAGCGTGAGCTGAATCGGAACTGGCGGCTGGTGCGTGAACGGGAGCATGTGCTGAAGCAGAAATTCCAGCTGGAACGTGAGCCGTAGCCGGACTTGCAGCGGCGGAAGGAGTAGTGCGATTCCGCTCCAGAACCTCAGTAACTATGCTCTTCATGAAATCAGACAGGGGTAATCACCTCCTATAGGTAATGCGTACAGTGTGAGTGGCTTCCCGGGCAGCCGTGAAATTTGGGGTAACTTGTACAGAGACGGCGGCCAAGTTAGGGAGAGCACTACCTGATGTCTTTAACTGCACTTTGTACAACTAAATCGTCTGATGTTCTGCCTCTCACCTGTTTAGTTGTATTTCGTACAATTAAATCACCAAGAATGAGTGGTTTTGCTTATTTAGAGAATATTTAGTTGTACGAACTGCAGTTATAAGCTGCGAGCGTAGCTGTACGTTGCTTTTAATTGTATAGAATACAACTATCGTATCTGTGAGTTCCCCATAGAATGTATATGGACAATGGATTCTATGGATAGCTGTGAAAGTCCGGCGTGCGTTAGTATGTTACTGGAATGGACGTGGCTTGCCGGAGTGCGAATGTTGTATTTACCACGATATCAGCTCTGGTGCTCTATTAGTTATTAAGAAATCACTGTGTCTGATAGATCTGGTAGAGGTCAGAGTAAATACTGCTATTCCTCGTGATCCATGCGGAGCGTACAGCCCTTATGTCCCCGAAAATAGAACGTTTAGCACTGCTAACGGAGCGTAGTCCGCTTATTGCTTCTTCAAGAGGCAGATTTGAGGCAAATGCCTCCGCATTAAGTACGCTGGTGTCCGTTAGGCAGCAGGATGAAGGCTTCCAACGGAAATAAGGGCCAATGTATCCGTAGGATGTAAGTGAATTCTCTCTCCGGAAGCCCTGGCTACAACAGCATCCGCGCCAGATCAGAGTGCGGGCGCGGGATAACATTTGAAGCAATGAGCTCTCCTCCAGTACGCGGGTAAGCAGCAATACCCGCGTCAACGGCAGCCTGGACTGCGGCGACATCACCTTCGACGATTACTGTAATAAGCCCCGATCCTACCCGCTTGAAGCCGGTCAGCTTCACGTTTGCCGCCTTGCACATCGCATCCAGCGCTTCCAGTGCCGGAGTAAGTCCCCGGGTCTCGATCAATCCGATAGCTTGCATAATACACCTCCCGATAAGCTTTGGCTGTTGAGCAAATTAAACTGAAGTATTGAGAGCCGCGTTGCTGATGAACCCTGGTTAAGGTGCCAAGTCTGCAGCTGCAGCAGGCAGTTGCAGCAGGCAGTTGCAGCAAGCGTCCTGCTCTGCGCTCTACAAATATTCCGCCAGCTCGATCTCCTCCTGGCCGGGGATGGAGGTCCGCTTGTAATGCTCAGCTTCGGCCAGCGGATAGGTAGCATCGATGCCCATTTTGGCCGAGACGCCCCGCAGGTTATGCGACGGCTCAAGCGGCGAGCCTTTGGCCCCGCTGACGATGAAGATGTCGAGGTCGGCCTGGACGCGGGTGGCGATCGCCCACTCGACATCGAGCGGGTCCAGCAGATCGACGTCCTCATCGATGACGACAGCATGCTTCAGATCCTTATCGCCTGCGAAGGCGGCGAGCAGGGCGGTTTTGCCGTCGCCCTCCTGAACCTTCCTGATCCGGATGACCGCATGGTAACGGCCGACACCGCCCATGGTGATGTGGACATCCTTAACGCCGGGGACAACCTGGCGTACTGAGCCCAGCAGGGCGATTTCACGGGCAATCGCCATCGGCAGCTTCTCCTCATAGCTGGCGGGGAGAATGGTCTGCCAGACCGGGTTGTTCCGGTAGGTAACGGCGGAGAATTCTACAACCGGCTGCTCCGTGCGCGGGCCGTAGTATCCGCCGAGTTCCCCGAACGGGCCTTCCGGCTCGCGGACCCGCGGGAGAATCCGGCCCTCGAACACCACCTCGGCTTCAGCCAGCACCTCAAGGCCGATTGTCTTGCAGCGGACGACCTCAAGCGGCTGGCCGAGCAGGGCAGAGGCCACCTCCAGCTTGTCGGCATGGAACAGATGGGTGCTGATCTGGGAAGCCAGCACGACTGCCGGAACAATCCCGAACATGAAAGCCGCCTCCATCGGCTCGCCGCGTTCCTCTAGCTCTCTGAACTGCTGGAACAGCTCAGGCGAAGAGATCAGTATGCTGGTCCGGTTGCCGTCCAGCAGCTGCATCCGCCGGATGGAGGTGTAACGCTTCTGTCCGTCAGCGCCTCTAACAACCATGACACCGGAGACATAGTAGGCTCCGCTGTCCAGAGCATTATAGGTGCACACGGGGAACAGCTCCTCCAGCCGGATGCCGGAGGTAAGCACATTCTCGTGCACCGGAGCCTGAGCGCTGCGCTTCGTAGGCAGCGGACGGACTATGGCCTCGATTAGCCGGGGCAGCAGCTCCGCAGGCTGCATCCCCATGCTCTCGGCCAGCAGCTCCTTGGAGCCGCCAAGCCCGGCAGCCATCGGCATCCTATACCCCTTCACCCTCTGGAAGAGCATAGGCTGCATGCCCTTCACGGCCTTAATCACTGCCCCAAGCTCAAACCGCGGGTCCACCTCCTTGCGGATCTTCAGCAGCCGGCTGCTGTGCTCCCAATGCTCCAGCAGCTCACGAACATTAATAAAAGCCATAGGAACTGGCACCTCCCAGCAATAAGTAATTTTTGTAATGCATACAGCACAGCTCCGGTGTGCATCCCCTGCTCCTATTGGGAAACTGAAAACAAAAAAAGGAAGCCGCAGATATAGAGAAACAAGATTCTCTACATCGCGGCTTCCTTCATTCTGTGAACAGAAATGGGGCAAACCTTTATGCTCTAGCGGCTGACCAGGATACAATCGAGATACAGCCGTTATAAGTGATATTCGCGTAAGCTTAAATCCCATTATAGCGGTATAACGCAAAAAGTAAATGATTAATGTTACATTACATAACCTTGCTGCTGGTGCGGAAGGTACGCGGGGAGAGCCCGATCTCTCTTTTGAACATATTGCAGAATTGGGCATCATTGACGAAGCCGGCAGCAGCAGAGACCTCAGAGATATGCATCTGGGTGTGCAGCAGCAGGGACTTGGCATAATCCAGGCGTTTCAGTAAAAGATAACGGTGCGGGGACTCGCCAAATCTTTCCTTGAACAGATGACGGAAACGGTCATAGCTGTAACCGGACATTTCAGCAAGCGTAGCTACCGAGAGCTTGTGCCGGTAATGCTCATTCATATAATTTAGCACATACTGCATCTGGTCCTCTGCCGGAGAATGGAAATCTGAGGCGCTGAGCAGCCGCTGGAGATACACCGTGATTTCGCTCATCTGCAGATTCAGCAGCTCGGCGAACCCGTCGCGCTTGCGCTTGAATTCCTCATTCATCCGCTGCAGCGTCTGCAGGACCGTATGCTCCTTATCATCATCAAAAACACCGGACAGCGAATTGATAATCGGATTGCCGCAATGAAAGCCGACGAACAGCACCTCCGGGCTGGGCTGATGATTCTCGTCATGCTTGAAGTTAGGCGGAATCAGGCCGAAGCTGTTGGGGCGGAAATGATAGCTGCGCGGTCCGATACTGCAGGTGCCCTGGCCGTGGATATAGTACACAAGCTCGAAGCATTCATGCTGATGCGGAGGGATATAAGTATTCGCCTCATGCTCTGCATTTACAATATATAGGACACGATCCATGGTGAGCCTCCGTTTATGATCATTTAGCCGAATCGTACAAAAAGTTGACCGAAAATATATAAATATTTATCTGTTCTTTTGTTATGATCTTATCAATAAAACCGAAGATTCTCAACTGGACTGGCCATCTTGTTCGGGTTTTGCTCGGTTTTATTGCTAAATGTAACATGAAATGTTTGTTTTCATAGTAAAATGCTTATTTTCAGAAACTCGCCAGTTATTTGTTTGAGTCATCCAATACTAGTGGTTTAACAAATCGTGTAATTGGAATTTTATGCTTTTTCATCAGTGTTGATCAAATACAAACAGGGGTGTGAGCTTAGATAATGAAAAAGAATATGCTCGTTATATTGTTGCTGGCGGTAATGGTGCTGGTCGCTGCATGCGGAAACAACAAGTCCGGTAATGGTAATTCCGCCAATACGGGAAGTAATGCCGGGGGCGGGGAAGCGGCTGCTGGGGACAAGCTGAAAGTCGTGCTGCTGATCCCGGGGACGCTGGGTGACAAGTCGTTTTTTGATGCGGCGAACAGCGGTCTGCAGAAGGTAAAGGACGAGCTTGGTGCAGAGACTAAGGTTGTAGAGATGGGTGCGGACAAAACGAAATGGGAACCGACCTTTAATGATATCGCAGCTGAGGATTGGGATGTAGTGATCTCAGGCGGCTCGGAAATTACGGAAATGTTCAATGCGACAGCAGAGGCCAATCCGGATAAAAAATTCATCAACTATGACACCGACATCGAAGAAGCTCCGGAAAATATGTACAACATGTCTTATTCGACCAATGAAGTCTCTTTTCTGGCCGGAGCGGTAGCAGCGCTTGCTACGCAGTCCGACATGCCAAATGCCAACCCGGAGAACGTGATCGGTTTCGTGGGCGGGATGGATATTCCCGGAATTAACGCGTTTCTTGTAGGTTACATCCAGGGTGCACAGTATGTTGATCCGGATGTAAAGGTTGCGGTATCCTATGCCGGCGATTTCGTGAACCCTGCCAAGGGTAAGGAATTGTCGCTGATCCAGTACAACTCGGGTGTGGATGTTATTTTCAACGTAGCGGGCGGTACAGGACTTGGGATCTTTGATGCGGCCAAAGAGAAGACGAAATATGCGATCGGTGTTGACTCTGACCAGGCCATGCTGCTGAAGGATACAGACAGTGATAAGGCTAACCTGATCGTCACATCGGCGATTAAAAAAATCGATATGGCCATCCTCGGCGCAGTGAAGAAGCTGCAGGACGGCACGCTTGAGATGGGTAAACGCGATGTACTGGGCTTCGTAGAAGACGGTGTGGGCATTGCTGAGAATGACATCTACACAAGCGTATTCCCGGCAGAGCTGCAGGCCAAGGCGGAAGAAGTGAAGCAGAAGCTGATCAACAAGGAAATTACGGTTGACAATGCTATGGGTATGGAGACCTCTGAGGTTGAGGCCATCCGTAATGCCGTTAAACCTTAAGTTCATTAAGAACAAATATGCTTAAATAAAAAAGTTTACAAAGCTCTGCAGTTGGCGGCTCTTCGTTTGGGAAGAGCTCCAGCTGCCTATTTTTTGCAGGGCCACTTAAGTTGAAAGGCGTTGATGACCCATGGCGAACGCTCTGCTGGAAATGCGGGGAATCACCAAAGTATATCCGAACGGTGTTGTAGCCAACAAAGACGTTGAATTCTCCTTGCGTGAGGGTGAAATCCATGCGATTGCCGGGGAGAACGGAGCCGGTAAATCGACTCTGATGAAGATCATGTTCGGGCTGGAGGAGCCGAGTGAAGGCGCGGTCTATATCCGCGGAGAACAGGTGAAGCTGCAGTCCCCGCAGGATGCGATCGACCGGGGCATCGGCATGGTTCATCAGCATTTCATGCTCGTGCCTTCTTTTACTGTGGCTGAGAACATGGTGCTGGGCATGGAGCCGCGCAAAGGCGTGGGCTTCAATTATGCGGAAGCCGTGCGTCTGACCGAGGAAACGGCACGTAAATATAACCTCTCTGTAAATGCCAAGGCGAAGGTGGAGGATCTGAGCGTCGGCATGAAGCAGAAGGTGGAAATTCTGAAGGCCCTGGTGCGCGGGGCCAAGATCCTGATCCTGGATGAACCGACCGCTGTGCTGACTCCGCAGGAGACAGAAGAGCTGTTCCATGAGCTGCAGCAACTGAAGGAACAGGGACATACCATCGTCTTTATCTCGCACAAGCTGAAGGAAGTCAAAGCGATCTGTGACCGGATTACGATTATGCGCGGCGGCAGAAGTGAAGGGGTCCTCCAGATCAGTGAAGTCACGGAGCAGGAGATTTCACGGCTGATGGTCGGCCGGGATGTTGTGCTGAAGTACGATAAGGACAGTATCCCGGATGGTAAGCCTGTGCTTACCGTGAATCAGCTTAGCGCGCTGGACAGCCAGGGCAAAGCTCTGCTGTCAGAGATCAGCTTCTCGGTCCGGGAAGGCCAGATTGTCGGCATCGCGGGTGTTGAAGGCAACGGGCAAAGCCAGCTGATTGAGGCGCTGACCGGCGGTCTGCGCGGCGTGTCCGGCAGCGGCTCGGTCAAGGTGAGGGGGACGGATATCCGTGAGCTCGACATCTTAGGCATCCGCAGCCTCGGCGTGTCTTATATCCCGGAGGACCGGATGCGCCAGGGTGCGGCGGGAGAGGCCAGCATTGCGGACAACCTGATCTCCACCCGGTACCGGGCGAAGGATATGAATAAGGGACCTTTCCTTAACGGTTCCAGGATTGCGGCTCTGGCGGTATCGCTCGTAGAAGAATTCAAAGTACGCTGCTCCGGCCCGCAGCAGCAGATCGGTATGCTGTCCGGCGGCAATATGCAGAAGGTCGTTGTCGCGAGGGAATGCTCCACCAATCCGCAGCTGCTGATCGCCGAGCAGCCGACCCGGGGCGTCGA encodes:
- a CDS encoding cyclase family protein translates to MGIQVIDLSQEIYQGMPVFPPHQKTMIFPNMSHAESKSRLGFEFATNNLLINEHGPTHSDAIYEYDPLGPTIDEMPLEYFYGPAVCLDLSHISPDAYITRYDLEQALHKDHLHLDKGDIVLLYTGHYNRAYGSEEWLTRYAGLDYEAAGWLAKQGIINIGIDAPSIDNPLDPLFSGHLICREYRMTNTENLCNLHLIAQKRFLYFGLPLRIRRGTGSPVRAVAVFIE
- a CDS encoding adenine deaminase C-terminal domain-containing protein — protein: MLTTEIKDAIQRRRMIDVLLSGRHPADLVLKGGYIINVITREIYEGDVAVAGDRILLVGKADKLIGPSTVVEDMRGKFISPGFIDSHMHFESAMLTVTEFSKLSIPTGTTTLVADPHEIGNVLGVPGMKAMIDEAKTLPNRVLFTVPCLTPDVPGLETAGADITSKDMAELLADGLVQGIGELQGFSNVHPVYRNAPYLIDDLLASVSYAKSIGKSIEGNAPGLSGPELAAHIICGGGHVSCHETTTKEEMMEKLRYGVSVFMREGSSQRNMAECIRVITEEGMDSRRAILVSDDMVPEDLLKNGHMNDIIRRTIAAGIDPVEAIQMATINPAAHFGFQDIGVLAPGKKADIAVISDLVQMTIAGVYISGVKVASEGELTREIPSYIYPESVKKSVKRKPVKLADLQLSAEGASGTVRIRAIEVIPDQNLTGSGIYTATVQDGVVQPSVQEDLLPLLVVERHGRSGKIGKTFVRGMQLKAGAIAESVAHDTHNIIVTGTNYADMVTAVNRVIAMDGGIAMIEGGKVVGDLPLRIGGLMTDELTGKEMSARISELHRLAREELGCTLHVPFMHLSFLSLVTSPAWKITDIGLIDADAFTVLPPLA
- a CDS encoding EutN/CcmL family microcompartment protein, translated to MKLGIITGHVVATRKDENLVGAKLLIVQPILPDHTSAGQPVIAVDTVGAGIGETILYAVGSVASRATQHPNAPVDAAIVGIVDSVDCPRGGGL
- a CDS encoding BMC domain-containing protein; its protein translation is MGESLGLIETKGLVGAIEAADAMVKAANVEICGYEKIGFGLVTVMVRGDVGAVKAATDAGAAAAKRVGELVSVHVIPRPHSEVERALLSKGIE
- a CDS encoding BMC domain-containing protein, whose protein sequence is MQAIGLIETRGLTPALEALDAMCKAANVKLTGFKRVGSGLITVIVEGDVAAVQAAVDAGIAAYPRTGGELIASNVIPRPHSDLARMLL
- a CDS encoding UbiD family decarboxylase, translated to MAFINVRELLEHWEHSSRLLKIRKEVDPRFELGAVIKAVKGMQPMLFQRVKGYRMPMAAGLGGSKELLAESMGMQPAELLPRLIEAIVRPLPTKRSAQAPVHENVLTSGIRLEELFPVCTYNALDSGAYYVSGVMVVRGADGQKRYTSIRRMQLLDGNRTSILISSPELFQQFRELEERGEPMEAAFMFGIVPAVVLASQISTHLFHADKLEVASALLGQPLEVVRCKTIGLEVLAEAEVVFEGRILPRVREPEGPFGELGGYYGPRTEQPVVEFSAVTYRNNPVWQTILPASYEEKLPMAIAREIALLGSVRQVVPGVKDVHITMGGVGRYHAVIRIRKVQEGDGKTALLAAFAGDKDLKHAVVIDEDVDLLDPLDVEWAIATRVQADLDIFIVSGAKGSPLEPSHNLRGVSAKMGIDATYPLAEAEHYKRTSIPGQEEIELAEYL
- a CDS encoding AraC family transcriptional regulator, whose translation is MDRVLYIVNAEHEANTYIPPHQHECFELVYYIHGQGTCSIGPRSYHFRPNSFGLIPPNFKHDENHQPSPEVLFVGFHCGNPIINSLSGVFDDDKEHTVLQTLQRMNEEFKRKRDGFAELLNLQMSEITVYLQRLLSASDFHSPAEDQMQYVLNYMNEHYRHKLSVATLAEMSGYSYDRFRHLFKERFGESPHRYLLLKRLDYAKSLLLHTQMHISEVSAAAGFVNDAQFCNMFKREIGLSPRTFRTSSKVM
- a CDS encoding BMP family ABC transporter substrate-binding protein, producing MKKNMLVILLLAVMVLVAACGNNKSGNGNSANTGSNAGGGEAAAGDKLKVVLLIPGTLGDKSFFDAANSGLQKVKDELGAETKVVEMGADKTKWEPTFNDIAAEDWDVVISGGSEITEMFNATAEANPDKKFINYDTDIEEAPENMYNMSYSTNEVSFLAGAVAALATQSDMPNANPENVIGFVGGMDIPGINAFLVGYIQGAQYVDPDVKVAVSYAGDFVNPAKGKELSLIQYNSGVDVIFNVAGGTGLGIFDAAKEKTKYAIGVDSDQAMLLKDTDSDKANLIVTSAIKKIDMAILGAVKKLQDGTLEMGKRDVLGFVEDGVGIAENDIYTSVFPAELQAKAEEVKQKLINKEITVDNAMGMETSEVEAIRNAVKP
- a CDS encoding ABC transporter ATP-binding protein: MANALLEMRGITKVYPNGVVANKDVEFSLREGEIHAIAGENGAGKSTLMKIMFGLEEPSEGAVYIRGEQVKLQSPQDAIDRGIGMVHQHFMLVPSFTVAENMVLGMEPRKGVGFNYAEAVRLTEETARKYNLSVNAKAKVEDLSVGMKQKVEILKALVRGAKILILDEPTAVLTPQETEELFHELQQLKEQGHTIVFISHKLKEVKAICDRITIMRGGRSEGVLQISEVTEQEISRLMVGRDVVLKYDKDSIPDGKPVLTVNQLSALDSQGKALLSEISFSVREGQIVGIAGVEGNGQSQLIEALTGGLRGVSGSGSVKVRGTDIRELDILGIRSLGVSYIPEDRMRQGAAGEASIADNLISTRYRAKDMNKGPFLNGSRIAALAVSLVEEFKVRCSGPQQQIGMLSGGNMQKVVVARECSTNPQLLIAEQPTRGVDIGAAQFIHQKLLELRSANCATLLVSADLNEILELSDSLLVMYEGQIVAYFEDPSAVSEEELGLYMLGINRQDKEQTGRAVNHV